In Coleofasciculus chthonoplastes PCC 7420, a single genomic region encodes these proteins:
- a CDS encoding UPF0175 family protein codes for MSLQLSIPDSVLRAIRLPEQRIEQELLCKFAVALYTEKLLSFAKARELAQIDKYEFGQLLAQRQVLRHYGAEKLEDNLRYARIEQYIANPEFSNF; via the coding sequence ATGAGCCTTCAGTTATCGATTCCTGACTCCGTACTCCGTGCAATTCGCTTACCTGAACAAAGGATTGAGCAAGAATTATTATGTAAATTTGCGGTTGCCCTTTATACTGAAAAACTCCTATCCTTCGCTAAGGCTAGAGAACTCGCCCAGATTGATAAGTATGAATTTGGTCAGTTACTGGCTCAAAGGCAAGTCTTGCGTCACTACGGTGCTGAAAAACTAGAGGATAATTTACGCTATGCCCGTATAGAACAATACATCGCCAATCCTGAATTTAGTAATTTTTGA
- a CDS encoding DUF1993 domain-containing protein, with translation MPSQNIDSIKTIFQSRLTTLEHLLKSAQTHFSDSESFLQKRIATDMLPFGTQVAFTCNQPRNFALWCNGKPMDNLDPEVTFLAQAYEHIANTKGLLLGINVEDEKLSELICIDLGQDLYIEMSGRAYVNDFLIPNFYFHLVTAYDILRMAGVPIGKRDYMMHLVPFLKKA, from the coding sequence ATGCCAAGTCAAAATATAGATTCAATCAAAACTATCTTCCAAAGCCGTCTAACAACTCTCGAACACCTCCTAAAGTCAGCTCAGACTCATTTCAGTGATAGTGAGTCGTTTCTTCAGAAGCGTATTGCGACTGATATGCTTCCCTTCGGTACACAGGTTGCTTTCACCTGCAATCAACCACGCAACTTTGCTTTATGGTGTAACGGCAAACCGATGGATAATCTAGATCCAGAAGTCACATTTCTTGCACAAGCATACGAACACATAGCGAATACCAAGGGACTTCTTTTGGGCATTAACGTCGAAGATGAAAAGCTAAGTGAGTTGATATGCATCGATCTCGGTCAGGATCTTTACATCGAAATGTCTGGTCGCGCCTATGTGAACGACTTTCTAATTCCAAACTTCTACTTCCATCTGGTTACGGCTTACGACATTCTTCGCATGGCTGGTGTACCCATTGGCAAACGGGATTACATGATGCACTTAGTTCCATTTCTCAAGAAGGCGTGA
- a CDS encoding phytoene desaturase family protein translates to MSLDVIVIGSGIGGLTAGALLARYGKRVLVCESHAIPGGAAHSFHRQGFEFDSGPSFYCGLSQQRPSLNPLRQVLDVLGESLQTVPYDPLGHYHFPDATLPVYSDAQRYREAVAEITPQGAKELAQFEKRLLSLYEGLREIPTIALRSDWQVIPVLVGRYLPSLLKLLPHLGLVQNSVGKVMDETVRDPWVRRLIDVECFLLSGLKAQGTIAPEVAFMLGERSRAGVEYPVGGSRAIVEALVRGLERWGGELRLNAHVDQIVVQGGKAVGVQLQRGEVVNAPVVISNATIWDTYSQLLRPEDLPKAYRKQSLDTPAVESFMHLHLGIRAEGLDGLTGHHVVVHDGNRDITEPGNTCMISIPSVWDANLAPTDHHVIHAYTLEPYQGWQRDDRYKEKKKARSQSLFRALERVIPDIRERITLELIGTPLTHSYYLRRYQGTYGPGIPAGKAMFPSCHTPIPGLYRVGDSTMPGIGVPAVAGSGILCANTLVTPSQTAEVLADLGKQG, encoded by the coding sequence ATGAGCCTGGATGTCATTGTTATTGGTAGCGGAATTGGTGGATTGACAGCGGGTGCTTTACTCGCCCGTTATGGCAAACGGGTGCTAGTCTGTGAAAGCCATGCTATTCCCGGCGGTGCGGCGCATAGTTTCCACAGACAGGGGTTTGAGTTTGATTCGGGTCCTTCGTTTTATTGTGGATTAAGTCAGCAACGCCCCAGTCTTAACCCATTACGGCAAGTTTTGGATGTTCTGGGCGAGTCGTTACAAACGGTTCCTTATGACCCCTTAGGACATTACCATTTTCCGGACGCCACGTTACCTGTGTACAGTGACGCCCAACGGTATCGAGAAGCTGTAGCCGAGATTACACCTCAAGGCGCGAAAGAATTAGCACAATTTGAAAAACGCCTGCTTTCTCTCTATGAAGGGTTGCGAGAGATTCCCACAATTGCTTTACGATCCGATTGGCAAGTGATTCCAGTTTTAGTGGGACGTTATTTACCCTCACTCTTAAAATTACTGCCCCATCTGGGACTTGTCCAGAATTCTGTGGGTAAAGTGATGGATGAAACCGTGCGTGATCCCTGGGTGCGGCGGCTGATTGATGTGGAATGCTTTCTGTTATCGGGATTAAAAGCACAGGGAACGATCGCGCCTGAGGTAGCTTTTATGTTAGGGGAACGTTCCCGTGCGGGTGTGGAGTACCCAGTAGGGGGAAGTCGGGCGATTGTGGAGGCGTTGGTGCGCGGGCTAGAACGCTGGGGGGGTGAGTTGCGCCTAAATGCCCATGTTGACCAAATTGTAGTCCAAGGGGGGAAAGCCGTTGGGGTACAGTTGCAACGGGGAGAGGTGGTAAACGCCCCGGTGGTGATTTCTAATGCCACAATTTGGGATACTTACAGTCAGTTATTGCGCCCAGAAGATTTACCCAAAGCGTATCGGAAACAGTCTCTAGACACCCCAGCCGTCGAGAGTTTCATGCACCTACATTTAGGGATTCGGGCGGAGGGGTTAGACGGGTTGACGGGACATCATGTTGTGGTTCACGATGGCAATCGAGATATTACCGAACCGGGTAATACTTGCATGATTTCCATTCCTTCGGTATGGGATGCTAATCTCGCCCCAACGGATCATCATGTAATTCATGCCTATACCTTAGAACCTTACCAGGGTTGGCAACGGGATGATAGATATAAGGAGAAGAAAAAAGCGCGATCGCAATCTTTATTCCGGGCGTTAGAACGGGTTATTCCGGATATTCGAGAACGGATTACTTTAGAACTGATTGGTACGCCACTGACTCATTCCTATTATTTACGTCGCTATCAAGGCACCTATGGTCCTGGGATTCCGGCTGGTAAAGCTATGTTTCCCAGTTGTCACACACCGATTCCAGGATTGTATCGGGTGGGGGATAGTACAATGCCAGGAATAGGTGTTCCAGCCGTGGCGGGTTCGGGTATTCTTTGCGCCAATACATTGGTGACACCCTCACAAACCGCTGAGGTATTGGCAGATCTGGGTAAGCAGGGGTAA